CTTGATGTGGGTATAAGCACCTTCTCTAGGCACGGATGCTCTGTAGGGCAGAGGAGTTGCCAGCAGCATAAAACTCTTGTTGCGTCAATTCAGAGTAAAGGCAATGCCCTGACATCACCTTAGAAAGGTGATTGATATGCCCTCATGTTTGAAGTATTGCCAGAGGATGATCTTGGTAAAATGtgacattggggttttttttacatacaaCAAATGTTCCTCGGTGAACGCAGGCAGTCATGCGATTGTGGTTTTGCCTGTTGGGTTGGATGAGGTGCTTTCTCCTCTCCTATTCCTCTGGAGTGGTCCAAGCATGCTACTAAATGAAAACATGCCTGACAAACTTCACTTTCTGATGATAGGATGTGGAAATTCCTTCTAAACATAGCACAAGGAGAGAGTATatatgagaggaggaaaaaagaactaTTTAAGGGCTGGCAGTCCTTGCGAAGAAATAAAATAGAGACTGCTGCTTTCTGTGAATGTGGCTTGAAGTGCCCCATGAACACATAGTTGCCAGAATTCCTACTCAGCCTGTACATTGATAGGAGCTGATTTCAGACTGAATCCTCTTTGTCACTATCAGCTGTTACAGCTTTTATCTCTTTCCAAGAATAACACCAACTTTTTCCATCCATGGTGCTAGACATCATGTCTGTGTGGTAACATCTAGTACCAAGCTTTACAGCAGCGCTCAGAATTGTTCTAGTTAGGTTTGTTTTTATGATGGTTTGCTTGTGAGAGAAGCAATGAACTGACTGCCCACTTGTGAGTGAGCGTGTTGATGATGGAGCATCTTTGCCTTAACATTTCCCATTTCAGTATCCTACCGCTTTCTAGGTTTCCCTTCATGGCTGGAGCTGGGTGTCAAGGATTCCTTTGCATATGGTTTCTGCATTTTATGGACTGGAAACTAACGGCAAGTTAAGGTTGAATAGCTGAATCCAGCAACACTTTTTCACTGGGATTTTCTCCATGAAGAGGACGGATGCTGTacgatgcttttatttttcttgctgtacaGGTGATTAGATCACTCATGGAGAAACCTGATTTCCATTCTCTTCTCTGGTAAAACAAACTAAACCAAATATCTTCCATCCTTTGGGAGATATGTGTCTACTAAAAGCCTCTCATATCTGCCAAGTCTTCACAGGAGTCGCTGTAGATTCATGTGCTTCTTACTAGGTCTTGactgctgatttatttttgtcAGATAGAACTCctaaatgagatatttttaaacCTTTATATAGCAGAAGCAACAGGCACAAGAAGCTGTGTTGCTGGTAAGGAAATCTGGACTGACTGACAGGATTCTACATCTTGGCAAATAACAGGTAAACAGGCTCTTTCTCCCCAGGTGGGTTTGTTTGGGTGGAGAGCTGATGTTCTGTAAATCTTATCTCTACCAGCTCTCAACTATGAATCTCCAGTTATGCTTTGCTAATGCCCTCACACTGTCATACACAGCAaaatatagagattttttttttttttggtgtgccaCAGAGTGCATTAAGCTAAACATGAATAAAAAGAATTGGGAGTCAAACTCACTTGACCTAATGAGTGGGATGCTTAGAATATAATACTTAGAAATTTTTCTCTGTCAAAGTCAAGGCTGCTCTTTTGACCCATTTATAATTGATGAATCAATGGGAACTCACCTGCCTGTCTGCAAGGCAGGGAGCCTGGGaacagggaaggcagcagagccaggataATTTTAACAAGTCTTGTTTGGATTGAAGTTTGGGCTGAAAGTGCGTTTTCTCTCCAATGGAAAAAGCAAACTCAATAAGAGATATTAAAATCTACTTCATGTATCTGAACTAAAACccagaggaggagagctgggagtCTGTGTTGCCTCCAGAGCCACTGTTAAGAAGCAGGACTGtctgggagggagagggacatTCAGTCTACGAAAGGAAGCTATCTCAAGTAGGAAGTGTAAACATCTTGTGTCTGCATGCTGCAGAGAACAGTTTCCTATCAACCTAATTAGTATGTGAGTGAGCATGATAGGCAGGAATGTCACCCGCCCAGTCAACGAGGAGAGCAGATCACAGCCAACAGTTGTACAAAAACACAAGAAAGCTTTACATCTGTGTACGTGGATTTGGTGTGTAAAGTCATGGAGGTTTTTTGCTCAGCCTAAGGTAAATGTCCTAACAGCTTTTTGAAAAAACTTCAGAACAAAAGTAGTCTCAAATAACCAGTTCCCAGCAACTTGAAGCCTTAAATAAAAGGGAGTGTAGATACCCTGATAGTAAAATTTCTTTATTTACAGTGTTATGTATTACaggaaaatcagtttaaaaagtcAACGCTTCCTTTTCTTCAAAGTTGCAGCATTTTGAAGATGTTAAGACAGATCTGAAGAATTTAAAGCATACCTGATTCCAGCCTTCCTGGCTGGTCTGGATCTGCAAGGTGAGACcatcttgggatttttttcttccctgcccctccccaccccccccagccctttgaGTTTCAAgtaaggcatttatttttttcttttgaatgcagTTTCAACAAAGCAAAAGACAATATCTGTGGGTTTGGTTGCCATAGTAAACTTTATCACGCTGACATTGTCCACCTTGATAGTCAAATGCATTCTTTGCTGTCAAAAGGTTAGGGACTCCGCTCAGCCTAAAATCCACGATGGGCTACACAACTGTGTTTTTGCCTGCCTTAAATGAATGGAGGCCAGTTGCCTTGTGTGCTCTCTTTTCAGCCCCTCTGATTCCCTCTGCCTTTACCCTGGTTTCCAGCATCAAGCTGAcatctgcagagctctgaagctcTCCCTGTACTCAGGGCCATGTATAACTCCTTCAGTCAAACCTACTAATTTCTTACAACTTCTGAGCTTTACAGCATCAACCAGAAAGATCTACAAAGCAAAGTTTCTGGGAGGGCCAGTGAGAAATAGTATATGCGTAGAGTCCAGGCTTTGTGGCTCTGGGTTTTGggatctatttttttaatctctttgcttTCCCTGCAGAGGATTGTGCCCCATTCCCATCTGTTTTTCCAGTCAGAGACCAGTCTGAATAAAGCCCACCTAGCACAGAAATTCCTATATAATGTGCTTTGCTCATTGCTGAATTAACTTTTAAGATTTTCTGTCTTCCAGTCTATTAATGTATGGAGTATCAGTTTGCTTCAAATTAGCAGTGTTTGTATAGGATTAACTTTGTGTATGTTTACACTCAAAGGATTTATCTTTAAGTTGCTGAGctcttatttctttcaaaatccgTTTAGTGAGAACTATTAATTTAGCACATCCAAAGTGACTTGTTTTACTCTGACTAGAGCTCAAAACCCCGTATCATTGTGTAATATCATATACTCTAAATATcatatggggcagccccagctgctaCCAGTCCAGCCCCCTGAAACAGCAAGCTCCTGCCAGCCTTTGTGGTGTTTGAGTCAGGTATGAGTCTGTCTGCAAACTCTGGGATAGTGCATCTGGGCTCTGCTCTCTGGTATATCCTTTCCCAGGGCTCCCAAAGGGATAACTGCACCTCACTGGTGTCCACGGAAGGGAATGTGCTTTGGAGAACGGCTAGGAAGCAGCAAAGAGAGGTATGGTGATAGAAACAgtacagttcttttttttcttttttttttcctgaccttgaCCACAATTTAGCTGTTTGCGTCGGGTGCACTGCGAAGCTTTGCCTTGAGACCTCTCATGTGTAGAGAGGTGAGAAAATGCTCAGTGTGTTAGTCTGAACAGAGTCCTAACATTTTGAAGGCATTGATGGATTTCTCCCATCAAGTGTTTTATAAGGCGTTTTTGTGTCAGCATTAGAGATGAGAGAGTTTGTTTTCATATGAGAAAGATCTTGGCCTTCTCGTTCTGATGGTGATTTTTGACAGGACAAGTAATTCTGCTTGTTTTGTTAAAACCTAAATAGCAGTACATTAATAAGCATCTGGTACAAAGAACTGATAAATGTATTCAAATAGGTTTTAAGCTAAAGCTTGtaattcagtctttgttttcttttttttttttttaagaaaaaaatataggaaatgcTATACTTATTGTGCTTTCTTATTGTTCAGGAATCCATTGGCAGCAGAAAAGTAGTCCTTATGGAAACCATTCTTGACTTCTGTTGTGACAGGGGTTTCCTTTATAGCTGTTCTTGAAGGTGCTTTCTGGTATGTCTATAAAAGCAAAATCCAAAGTAAATACTTGGATTTATTTAGTGGCCTCCAAACACTACTTACAGTTAACTGTAAAATGGAGCTGTCTGGTATTTGTTGATGCAGATGTATAGATTTCCTTCAGACTGTGTTAAgggaactgtatttttttcactgctgtgtgTGATATTACCTTACTAGTATTACTGTAATACTTCTTGAAGTCAAAAGAGATTTTAAGCCCTTTTCACTAGAAGCTCTATGTATGCAGGCAGGCTGGAACAGTCTCTGCTAAAAAGACAgggctgcttgtttgtttttttttccaaggagggAGGAAGACTCAAAAAGTTGCCCAACAGAGCAAATTCAGACCTCCCAAGTCCTGAATGCAGTACTTGGTATACGAGTACAGAATTGAGCCCTGCTACAAGACTATGTTATTGCAGTATGGAGGAGCTGAGCTGCAATGGGGGAGGTCATCATTACTAAATGTCTATTTCTTGCAGATGTTACTACATCTGTCGTTCTTAACTGACATACATATTTTAATACAAACATTTTAGGTACTGATGCTAATCCTACATATGAGTTCATCAAGATTGGTGTgaaaaaagttggtttttttttttctttctttttcttcccccccagccCTATCAGAAAGCTCTTGGAAGACTGCTTACCTTAATGTAGAAGTTTATGAAGAGAATGACCAGTGTGGCCATATAGGAGGACTGGAACATGAGGCAGCCAAATGGGAATCCACATGGCTTCACAGCTGCACTGAGTGTGTGCACAATAGTGAGCACAAACTGGACCTGTGGAGGAAAGATCATGCATGAGTATTTGCTGAGAAAGGGTTGGTGCTAGCTAAAATAGATATCACAAAGTCACCTACTCCTGCTCTTTGAAAGTTCGAGCCCTCTTGCAAACTGTCCCTTTCTGAATCTGTGAATGTATTGTGAGCATTAAGTTAAAATGATACtcttatgaaattaaaaaaaacaaccaacaacaaacaacaaaggGGTCAGGCTTCTAAAATTATGAGGCCTAGTTGGCAAAATGAAAGCCCTTTTATTTTAATAGGGGTTGTTCAGTCTCCCAGACTGTGTTGTGCCAGATACTGGGCAGAAACTTGAGAAAACTCTGAAGACTCCAGGTAATAGCCTTATCAGTCTGAACTGAAAATGGAAGTTCCCATCTATTTGCCATGATTAAGCAATGTCCATTTTCTATGCAAGACataaaaaataatggaattttaTGGACTGTAGAGTTTCTACTGTATTGTAGGAAATATTTCAGAGCATCATTTCCTTTATTAAGTTGTGCAAGCTGTACTAGTGACTTAGTCTGCATGATGCTCCTatggtggagcacctctcctatgaggacaggctgagagagttggggttgttcagcctggagaagagaatgctctggggagacctgatagcagccttccagtgcctgaagggggcctacaggagagatggggagggactctatcagggaatCTAGTGATAGTATGAGGGGTcccggttttaaactgaaagagggggtagatttagattagatattaggaagaacttcttcactgtgagggtggtgaggcactggaacaggttgctcagggaagttgtggatgccccttccctggaggtgttcaagaccaggctggatggggttgagcaacctggtctagtgggaggtgtccctgcccatggcaggggggttggaactcgatgctctttaaggtcctttccaacctaaactatgaTAGTATTTTGATTTGAATTCCAACTGGCTTAATTCTGCAATTGGCACTTTTTATCTATCATTCAATTCTGGCTTTTTGAAGGATTTCTGGTCATTAAAAGTGAGATTAAAATAGATACATACCAATTGTGCCTGAGTGAGGTATTTTTTCCACCACAGATACTTGCGCATAGAAGGGATGACTGACAGTCCGTAATAAGAATACATGAGTACGTGGATAAAGCTATTCAAAGTGGGTCCAAAGAAACCTGTGAAAATCCAACAAGGGAAACATTTAATATACCAAATGctaaaaagtgaaagaagatatTATTGTTAGCAATGCCTGCTGCATATGGTAAGTCTTCCCTCTGCTTATCCTTTGCTAAATACGTTCCTGATGTGAAGAGGTGCTGTCCTAGGGACAACTGACAAACTGAATGGTACTCCCTGCAGGGTCTTTCTCATGCTGAATATTGTATTTTCATcccatctttttcattttctccacttTCCTTTTGTATTCTGGTTATTGCTGTTGTTTCTCTCCCAAATGGGGGGGATGAGCCTCTCCATTATTGCTGTAAGCTTTAGGCATCGCTGTGGGTGAGTCCTGCTAGTGCTGCAACTTAGTGCACTGGGAGGCACCCACTCTCCTGCTTCCTGATGCTGTAGTAAGGGCTTTACTCTGAATTAAACTGGCCTCATATGGCTGTGTTTGGGCACTGCTCTTGTTTTCTTCAGTGGCTCTTCTGCTACATGCAGATTTTCAGAATTTCACCCCAGATAATACCTTGCCACTCTAATCAGCTGTAGTTAGTAACTACTAATTCTAGAGAAAATTAATTACCCTCTGTACCTTACAGACTATTGAGAAGTAGCAGCAGTACTCCACCTGCTGTATGTTCATGTGTTTGATGGCAGATGACGACTACAAGATGATTTCAccaattgttttgatttttccactGATTAATTAATTACTAATTAATTACTTAGCTACTGAATTTTCCACTCCGTTAATTATAATAGTGCAAAGCTAGTACAAAGTCTGGGGAATATGTTCAGGCACAACAGAAAGCACAAACCCCTGCTAAGTTGTTTATTCCTCTGTGGAAATAGCTCGTAATTGCTGTGAAAACTTTGATCTCTGCTATAACAGTGatttactttgatttttgtgCTGTTCAAAATAAGTGCCAACAAATGTGAATTCTgctttttgttctgaaaacatCTGCAACAacttgttttataaaatattacaGAGGACTGAGGTGACTCCCTATAATAGCTCAAAgtaagaaaactgattttcttttcaggTCTGATAACAAAGCTACAGGAAGGCTCTGGTTGTATGAAGCCCTGGAAAAGTGTGCACGTTGTGAGACACCTGAAGTCATTCTCTGCTGTTTGGACTTGGTATCATACTAAGTGAGCCGCTTGTGGAGCATCTTCCCCACTTTAACAGGGGAGGTGACAACAATTGCAGTATCTTAAGATCCAATTATTTAGAGGTTAGTGTTGTGAAATCTATTGGACCCAAAGTATAACGAGCCAAATGATGCTGCTGTATCAATATGAAATGTAAGACCTTATAGAATACTTCTGGCAGTTCTTTTCACAGTTCAAGTAGTAGTTTTAAGTTTTGCTGCACGCTTGCATGGAGGCAATGCTGATTTAGTTTAGCCTGCTGCCTTCTGAGTGCCCTCAATTCTATCCTAAACACAAAATTCTCTAAAGCCTttataaattaacttttaaaagtcTCTACTGCATAATGATATGAACTGGTAGCTACTAAAACAATCCCTGATGttaaagaaaattgtatttttgggtttttttggtatgctATATTACTAGACAGAAATTGCATTCTTGTGTACTACTCAGTAGTGTTATCCTGTCTAAAAGTGGTTTGAAGAGAGTAAATATGAGAGGTGGTGGCATCTAAGTGGAAAATCTAGGGCCGAAcactcagataattttttttgccttaagcTTTTAACCGTGCATTTAATTTTACTGCAATCTGCAGGTGTTTGGCAGTTCTGAAACACAGGCTATGAACCTTAAAGGTGTTGCCATATAGTGCAGTGACAGGCTTCCTTTGCCTGCTGGTGCGGTTCCCCTCCCGCAACAGGTGACTTATACCTCAGGTGATAAAGCAAACAGAGACTTACTTTGCCCACAAGGTATCCAGTTCAGGACACACCACCAAATGTTAAACATAGTGGCATGGTGATACACATGAAGGAAGGTGAtctggctgcttttctttctcagtacAAAGAAGATAGTATCCATGAATTCaattactttggaaaaataatacCACCACAGCACCTTGGCTACCTGTACAAGCAAGAACAAAGCAGCAGGAGATCACTATCTGTCCATAAAAGGGCTTAAACATTGCTGTACTTCATCAGTCTCTAGGCATGCAACTTCCCAAAAGGCAATGATATCCTATTGGAAGAGGAGCACAAGCTCTTGCTTAAATTTTATTCCCCTTTTCAATGaggcagttcagaaaaaaatgcataattttttcTGTGAATGTATAACTATATCATTATCTATATATAATTTAAGAAATACAGACTTTGAAGAAGGTTTTTCTAATTGTTCTATTTTTTTATCAAAGATAcagttgtgtggggtttttttgtggtttgtttttttttttttaagggttctACCACTTACACTTTCTTGGTGCTGAACAGATTTTGCTGGCagcttcttctttttaaataatgcagaCCTGACATTCAACATAGTGGAACATACCCTCTTCTAGAGTTGAGACACTTTATCAAATCTCAGGATATGTGCCAGGCAGTTAGTTAAAATGGAAAGAGGGAAAACACCTTGTTGATGGGAAAAGGCATTTAACTGACCTTTTTCTTGCCATAACACATGCAAATTCTGAGGGTTGGGGAAAATTTTATATAGGTTAACCAATCTTTCTGTCCTTGAGCCCTAACACTATCTGGAATGTAAGCCTGATGTGGGGAATGACAGAGGGTTAATACGTGGAATTGCTGTGATGCAGAAATAAGGGTTGAAACCAGAGATTAGTTAAGCCAGAAAAACATTTCTGCAGTTTTCCAGAGCTTAGAGTTGGACTTAAATCAGTTTCCAGCTACAGCCCAACAAGTGTTACACTTTAGATAATTGATTATTGTTCCAAGCTTTAAAATTTTCTATATTCTCTATTTGAATAGTCAGGCAACACTGTTTTGATCACAGATCTTGATATATGGCTTTTCAAAATACTCCCTGTCATGCTTTCTACAGTATTGAATACAGGTGCATCTGTATTGAGTCAGAAAGATAACATTTCTTGTTTGCTACCAGCTGTTAGGCAACCTGATTAAAAACCCTCATGTTAAAGATGTTACTGATAATGTCCTTATAATTGCTGTGAAGGCAGTTATGAGGATGCAGAGGGAAGGGCTGCCACGGATGctgggggctgagctgctgctgtctctCACCCGGATGTCGGCCTCCCCTGCGCTGTGGAGGTTCTGGCACTGCAAGTTGTATCCTCCTTCCCATGTGGCCAGGATGAGCTGGAACAGAAAACACGGCAATGATGTTCATGAACAGACATAGCTGTTTGCTTTTACCCCTGCAGCTGTTCTGTGTTTAttgaaaaaagcagcacagaagtaTAGTAGGTCCCCACTCCTTCCATGAGCTGATGCTCTTAAACCAGACAGTTCACTAATATCTTCTGCTTTGAAATGGGAAAGGCATCAGATTGTGTTGGAGAGACACACTGAAATGGTATGCCTTTTACATTTCTCTGGCTTTAGAGCCTTCAAGGCATCCATTAAAATCTCTTCTTACTTATAGTGCAGTGATCCTCTCTCCAAAGCTTGTGCTTGAATATTGTATCTCTGTCCTGAAGCGATAGGAACAGAGCTTAACGTACCTACTTGTGCAAAACCGTCCTGGAGAAAAATCCCCAATgccaagcaagcaaacaaaaggcAAGTCCAAAGTAGTGCaatggaagaaatatttccttatgccatatatttctttattttacactGTTAAATGCAGGAGGAAGTAGAGAAGAGTGGGCAAAGTGCTGAGTGGAGACATGAATAGACACACAAGCAATTTCATAGATTCAGTACATTTCATGCTGGGAAGCAGACAAAGCAATGAAGTGTCAGGCTACAATGCTGTGGTGGAGCAGGATGTGTCTAGAAACCCATGTGGTGGTTTTTGATACGGAATATTTTTATAGTAATGACCACCTAAAGCATTCAGCAGCTGTTTTGGAATAGGGAGTATAATTTGTTGTCTATAAATGCTACCTAGAGtccattgattttttaaaaaataaaaataaaaaaaggtttggCTTATTCTTGAATGTGTGAAAAGTGATTTTGGGGGCCAAACCGAGCGATTCATGTTCTGGGGTCTGTCTCCCTCTCTACAGAGGATGCAGTGAGCAGTGGTGGGAGAAGTACATTGAATTGTTATGCTGTAAGCAGAATTGCAAGATGCTATGAGAAGTGGACTGCCTTCAACTCTGGCACTACATTGGGGAAGGTGTGTATCAGCGCGTGTACAGACTTTTCCCTCCACTTCAGACTGAAAAGTAGTTTCCTGTGTTGAATGTGTGACAGTCTATACAAAAGTGAAGCAGAGATATTCTCAGTGATCAAACTGAATTAATTCCCAgagtaaatgcatttaaaaaaattattgataATATTATTTGGAGAATTAGAAAATAGCCCagaatatttattataaatttacattaaaaagcaacaaacccTGGAGAGCCAGGGTcttctattatttttcctctgaattacAATTCAGCGATTGTTTCTGTAATTCCAACATAGTTGGTGTATGTGGCTAAAATAACCCATAGAGATTGCTGAGAGAGACTAAAAGACAATAAATGAGCGTTCTGTGGGTAACTGCTATATAAAGCCAAAACAAACCCACTCCTTTTTGGAACAGCCTGTGTTTCAGTGGATTCGCCTACAGCGTGTGCCAGAGGTCACCAAACCAAGCAGGATGGGACTGGAGTCTAAAAACAGGAGAAACAACAAATATCCAGCTAGAGATCCCCATGCAAATGCTCGGTGCAGCTGAGATTACAACTTGTCTTGCCAAATTGGCCTCTGCTTGGGTGCTGTGCCTGCAAGTGCACAGGGCTGGGATGTCTGggctcctctcctttccccactgtggcaggtgggtgggaaggggaggcatGGGTCACGCTTCTCCAACGAATGTAACCTGCAgaggtgctggaggagaagggagtTAAAACTTGTTGAGAAAAGCCACTTCATTTCCCTATTATCTGTTTCCCTGCTACCTTTCCAAAAGCATCTGAGTGGAACAGGGGTCACTCCTGTTCTCTGAATAGGAGGCAGAGGGCATGCAGCTCGCCAGCTGTCCACCCTGTGGCATGTCCTTGGTCCCCAGATCTGTGCC
The nucleotide sequence above comes from Numenius arquata chromosome 4, bNumArq3.hap1.1, whole genome shotgun sequence. Encoded proteins:
- the ELOVL2 gene encoding very long chain fatty acid elongase 2; amino-acid sequence: MFGPRDTRVRGWFLLDSYLPTFFLTGAYLLCIWLGNKFMKDRPPFSLRAHLIVYNLGITLLSLYMLIELILATWEGGYNLQCQNLHSAGEADIRVAKVLWWYYFSKVIEFMDTIFFVLRKKSSQITFLHVYHHATMFNIWWCVLNWIPCGQSFFGPTLNSFIHVLMYSYYGLSVIPSMRKYLWWKKYLTQAQLVQFVLTIVHTLSAAVKPCGFPFGCLMFQSSYMATLVILFINFYIKTYQKAPSRTAIKETPVTTEVKNGFHKDYFSAANGFLNNKKAQ